A part of Solea solea chromosome 8, fSolSol10.1, whole genome shotgun sequence genomic DNA contains:
- the si:ch211-108c6.2 gene encoding uncharacterized protein si:ch211-108c6.2 produces MGQNQDKLEGGEQVFGEGSEEPRPDSEAADSNAGEVMEGEGSCTEEAGNTGGNLGEPDTRDLDKSPGQEPTTPSSEQHINLWVSPVATREVSRGGAAGMERGGADRGRTVPLVPQEKDKNQKSSAGIEERVNKLLSQFQREERKPQQQLGPSSRTRMAYQGERSSPYVEEQDGFPHEKYDLAVTSEDANSFDNTEEDDAEDMRLKSSRYGAHTRSEVLSVQDQNDTMRRPQAGELCSGTLGSLSERKDLPSAPAQHPLKKRADTKTKEDTVTREVEQGLNDFSSSRKPKVNDTNNERQSVRPGLQMDTTGRIDSSSPVSTVEPSSILDRLLKRNRTIAAPAVSTIKEVDFDDTDATDVMSHVCDRGEVSPSSADSKQNPMKPNLDHHVRDKSELIKQKLDTFQSSEVNINQTNASTNRDPSKRIMAEEAAPDAKSPYAEHICHIPASEKTDTRTVKPSSQLQTDNETKTDSPPQFMRRKTVKNSTEETNAAAVAAGDAGISEVTSSIKQDLHDPDQLDKSPVMRRCQSVSGRDKSPNTPRPRPVSELIRGTIELHERLHLEERPKPAAAEVPSDEQGHTVKVAQMKATFDSAQKSPDKAIQRKPSVRKARQVNADSKALWLTDSGANCVWACYPFQTYQPLLVVQQYEVFNPPSYGWAERGSGSGNGGKRSMTCERVFGSYQLW; encoded by the exons ATGGGACAGAACCAGGATAAATTGGAAGGGGGAGAACAGGTCTTTGGTGAGGGATCAGAGGAGCCGAGGCCTGATTCTGAAGCTGCAGACAGTAATGCAGGTGAGGTCATGGAAGGAGAAGGCTCCTGCACGGAGGAGGCTGGAAACACCGGGGGAAATTTAGGAGAACCAGACACACGGGATCTGGACAAGAGCCCCGGCCAGGAGCCAACAACACCTTCTAGTGAGCAGCACATAAATTTGTGGGTGAGTCCTGTTGCTACACGGGAGGTGAGCCGGGGAGGGGCTGCAGGAatggagagaggaggagctgaCAGAGGCAGGACCGTTCCTTTGGTACCACAGGAGAAAGACAAGAACCAAAAAAGCAGTGCGGGGATTGAAGAAAGAGTCAACAAGCTGCTCAGTCAGttccagagagaggagagaaagccTCAGCAACAGCTTGGACCATCCTCAAGGACCAGAATGGCGTATCAGGGTGAGAGATCCAGCCCATATGTGGAGGAACAAGATGGATTTCCACACGAAAAGTATGACCTTGCTGTTACCTCAGAGGATGCAAACTCTTTTGACAACACTGAAGAAGATGATGCAGAAGATATGCGGCTGAAGAGCAGCAGATATGGGGCTCACACAAGAAGTGAGGTGCTGTCCGTTCAAGATCAGAATGACACCATGAGGCGGCCTCAAGCTGGAGAGCTGTGCTCAGGAACACTGGGTAGTTTGAGTGAGAGGAAGGACCTGCCTTCAGCTCCTGCCCAACATCCTTTGAAAAAGAGGGCAGACACTAAAACCAAAGAGGACACAGTGACACGTGAGGTGGAGCAAGGTTTGAATGACTTCTCCTCCTCAAGAAAGCCAAAGGTCAATGACACTAATAATGAGAGGCAGTCAGTGAGGCCTGGTCTACAAATGGACACAACAGGCAGGATAGATTCATCAAGTCCAGTCTCAACTGTTGAACCCAGCTCTATTCTGGATAGGCTGCTGAAGAGAAACAGAACAATAGCAGCACCAGCTGTTTCTACAATCAAAGAGGTTGACTTTGATGACACGGATGCTACAGACGtgatgtcacatgtttgtgacagAGGGGAGGTTTCACCCTCCTCTGCAGATTCAAAACAGAACCCCATGAAACCAAACCTGGATCATCACGTTAGAGACAAGAGTGAGCTCATAAAACAGAAATTGGATACGTTTCAGAGTTCAGAGGTGAACATCAACCAAACTAATGCCTCCACAAACAGGGACCCTTCCAAAAGGATCATGGCTGAGGAAGCTGCTCCTGATGCAAAGTCTCCATATGCAGAGCATATATGTCATATACCTGCCTCTGAGAAGACAGACACCAGGACTGTAAAACCATCTTCACAACTACAGACTGACAATGAGACCAAAACTGATTCCCCGCCTCAGTTCATGAGGAGAAAGACGGTGAAGAACTCCACTGAGGAAACCAATGCTGCAGCAGTAGCAGCGGGGGATGCAGGTATCTCAGAGGTCACAAGCAGCATCAAGCAAGATCTTCATGATCCAGACCAACTTGACAAAAGCCCAGTCATGAGGAGATGCCAGAGTGTCTCGGGGAGAGATAAATCACCAAACACCCCCAGACCTCGGCCTGTCTCAGAACTCATCAGGGGGACAATTGAGCTGCATGAAAGGCTGCATCTGGAGGAACGACCAAAGCCAGCAGCTGCTGAGGTCCCGAGTGACGagcagggccacacggtgaagGTGGCACAGATGAAGGCGACTTTTGACTCTGCTCAGAAATCCCCAGACAAGGCAATCCAGAGGAAGCCATCAGTGAGAAAAG CAAGGCAAGTGAACGCTGATAGTAAGGCCCTGTGGTTGACAGACAGCGGTGCTAACTGTGTTTGGGCTTGTTACCCATTCCAGACTTATCAGCCTCTGCTGGTTGTGCAGCAGTACGAGGTCTTTAACCCGCCTTCCTACGGCTgggcagagagaggaagtggGTCAGGAAACGGAGGGAAACGAAGCATGACATGTGAGAGAGTGTTTGGTTCCTATCAACTGTGGTAG
- the ssh1a gene encoding LOW QUALITY PROTEIN: protein phosphatase Slingshot homolog 1 (The sequence of the model RefSeq protein was modified relative to this genomic sequence to represent the inferred CDS: deleted 1 base in 1 codon): protein MALVTLQRSPTPSAASTGSTATTAAGEDFGSEDERRTNQSLSESFFMVKGAALFLQQGSSHQGQKAHPHHKHAARTAADAVRLESAWSDRVRYMVVVYTSGRQDTEENILLGIDFTSKDCKSCSIGMVLPLWSDTKIHLDGDGGFTVNTAGRTHVFKPVSVQAMWSALQVLHKACEVSRRCNYFPGGMALTWMGYYESCIASEQSCINEWNAMKDLETTRPDSPSMFVDKPSERERTECLIKAKLRSIMTCQDLENVTCKQIRTELEQNMNCNLKEYKEFIDNEMLLILGQMDKATLIFDHVYLGSEWNASNLEELQETGVGYILNVTREIDNFFPGTFSYHNIRVYDEEATDLLAHWNDTYNFIVKAKKNQSKCLVHCKMGVSRSASTVIAYAMKEFDWSLEKAYNFVKQKRSITRPNSGFMRQLAEYEGILDASKQRHNKLWHPDADCEMSEGQQAQCCEGEARGHLTPEPGMSPCCDEALSDKGAACPSPCRTVSLDIDPAYNNYYFRRLSDSALDSEPSTPVRGPPLLGMEKVFIEIEDVERDALLDDEAFDGREALPLPHLRPTAEGTAAQTCSRCPEPLEELRLRLEFSTVEEEDEEEVQKEEAEMEVLMQPDDGGGGGGGRGEDGMDLATLNENSNNNNHLSSSYNHSGKPSSILPPADSSTPSWPESKSLQKVGSSTPTSTLCLKPIPPQVSSASFPQSRTSSEGLASSVGLSHSCDPLCDCANCAASTPTALIDREEQPEESPHPDDSGVLLEGNTEPDNSWSAEPLPELVRMDFEEATSAVACFLGQPQETLSQLGRSGLVRRCAERLEKLSGSSQDCPHSLKPLHACQKSNKSPLCTEEGEEFSSFTGDIIKSSTPCQVRLEPLVMPPTNEALLGVVGSGLLTPTSSPHGSTLTRSSSTDSLRSVRGKPGLVRQRAQEIETRMRLAGLTVPSRLKRSNSLAKLGSLNFSSEDLCSVCSSDAGTLLLLSLSPEPDPGREWSSPTTYKGLSTPERALPGEPRS, encoded by the exons CCTGAGTGAGAGCTTCTTC ATGGTGAAGGGTGCTGCTCTTTTCCTGCAGCAGGGAAGCAGTCACCAAGGCCAGAAAGCACATCCCCACCACAAACATGCAg CTCGCACTGCGGCAGAT GCGGTGCGGCTGGAGAGTGCGTGGTCAGACCGTGTGCGGTACATGGTGGTGGTGTACACCAGTGGGCGACAGGACACGGAGGAGAACATCCTTCTGGGAATCGACTTTACAAGCAAAGACTG CAAAAGCTGTTCAATCGGCATGGTGCTACCTCTGTGGAGCGATACCAAGATCCACCTGGATGGAGAtgg GGGTTTTACGGTGAACACGGCTGGTCGGACTCACGTCTTCAAACCCGTGTCGGTGCAGGCTATGTG GTCAGCTCTGCAGGTGCTGCACAAAGCCTGTGAGGTGTCACGCAGGTGTAACTACTTCCCTGGGGGAATGGCTCTCACCTGGATGGGCTACTATGAGAGCTGCATTGCTTCGGAGCAGAGCTGCATCAACGAGTGGAACGCCATGAAAGACTTGGAAACCACTCGGCCAGACTCGCCCTCCATGTTTGTGGACAA GCCTTCAGAGCGAGAGAGGACAGAGTGCCTTATTAAAGCCAAACTCAGAAGCATCATGACATGCCAGGATCTCGAGAACGTCACCTGCAAACAG ATTCGTACAGAGTTGGAGCAAAATATGAACTGCAACCTGAAGGAGTACAAAGAGTTCATTGACAATGAGATGCTGCTGATCCTGGGCCAGATGGACAAAGCCACTCTCATCTTTGACCACGTCTACCTG ggCTCTGAGTGGAATGCGTCTAATTTGGAGGAGCTGCAAGAGACTGG GGTGGGCTATATCCTCAACGTTACACGGGAGATAGACAACTTCTTTCCAGGGACATTCAGTTATCACAACATACGTGTCTACGATGAGGAGGCCACTGACCTTCTGGCTCACTGGAATGACACGTACAACTTTATTGTTAAAGCAAA AAAGAATCAGTCCAAATGTCTAGTTCACTGCAAGATGGGTGTCAGTCGATCTGCGTCGACTGTCATCGCTTACGCCATGAAGGAGTTCGACTGGTCACTGGAGAAGGCGTACAACTTTGTCAAGCAAAAGAGGAGCATCACGCGACCAAACTCAGGTTTCATGAGACAGCTGGCAGAGTATGAGGGCATCCTGGACGCCAG CAAACAGAGGCACAACAAACTGTGGCATCCAGATGCAGACTGTGAGATGTCGGAAGGACAGCAGGCCCAGTGCTGTGAAGGCGAGGCCAGAGGTCACCTGACCCCTGAGCCAGGCATGTCTCCCTGCTGTGATGAGGCACTGTCTGATAAAGGTGCAGCATGCCCCTCCCCATGCAGGACTGTTTCACTGGATATTGACCCCGCCTACAACAACTACTATTTCCGCCGGCTCTCTGACTCGGCACTCGACAGCGAACCGTCGACGCCCGTGCGTGGCCCCCCGCTTCTCGGCATGGAAAAGGTCTTTATAGAAATCGAGGACGTCGAGCGAGACGCGCTGCTGGACGACGAGGCCTTTGATGGGCGTGAAGCCCTGCCTCTCCCTCACTTAAGGCCGACGGCAGAAGGAACCGCTGCACAGACGTGTAGTCGTTGCCCTGAGCCCCTGGAGGAGCTGCGTCTGAGGCTGGAGTTCAgcacagtggaggaggaggacgaggaggaggtgcaaaaggaggaggcagagatggAGGTGCTGATGCAGCCAGATGATGGAGGGGGCgggggaggaggcagaggagaggatggCATGGACTTGGCGACCCTCAATGAAaattccaacaacaacaaccatttgAGCTCTTCATATAACCACAGT GGAAAACCTTCCTCCATCCTCCCTCCTGCTGATTCTTCTACACCGTCATGGCCAGAATCGAAGTCCCTTCAGAAAGTAGGATCTTCAACCCCGACCTCTACGCTTTGCCTTAAACCCATTCCTCCTCAAGTGTCAAGTGCTTCATTCCCACAGTCCCGTACCTCCTCTGAAGGCCTTGCGTCTTCAGTGGGGCTGTCGCACTCCTGTGACCCTCTGTGTGACTGTGCCAACTGTGCCGCCTCCACACCCACAGCTCTAATCGACAGAGAGGAGCAGCCAGAAGAATCCCCACATCCTGATGACAGTGGTGTCTTGCTGGAAGGAAATACTGAGCCTGACAACAGTTGGTCTGCGGAGCCTCTTCCTGAGCTGGTGAGAATGGATTTCGAGGAGGCGACGTCTGCAGTGGCTTGTTTCCTTGGCCAACCGCAGGAGACCCTTTCACAGCTGGGGAGATCTGGGCTGGTCCGCCGTTGTGCAGAGAGACTGGAGAAACTTTCAGGTTCGTCACAAGATTGCCCACACTCTCTGAAGCCTTTGCACGCATGCCAAAAGTCCAATAAGAGCCCCCTTTGcactgaggagggagaggaatTCTCCAGCTTTACTGGAGACATTATTAAGTCCTCGACACCATGCCAAGTGAGGTTAGAGCCACTGGTGATGCCACCGACCAATGAAGCCTTGTTGGGGGTGGTGGGATCTGGGCTGCTCACTCCTACCTCCTCACCTCATGGCTCCACCCTGACACGCAGCTCCAGCACTGACAGTCTGCGCAGCGTCAGGGGGAAACCCGGCCTTGTTCGCCAGAGGGCGCAGGAAATCGAGACCCGCATGAGGCTTGCGGGTCTGACTGTACCCTCGAGGCTGAAGAGGTCCAACTCTTTGGCCAAGTTGGGCAGCCTCAACTTCTCCTCTGAAGACCTGTGTTCAGTCTGCTCCTCAGATGCAGGAACACTGCTGCTCCTCTCACTGTCCCCAGAGCCAGACCCTGGCCGGGAGTGGAGCTCCCCCACCACCTACAAGGGACTGTCCACTCCCGAGAGAGCACTACCAGGTGAGCCCAGAAGCTGA